One genomic segment of Mesoterricola silvestris includes these proteins:
- a CDS encoding TldD/PmbA family protein, whose translation MTDPALFQSYISDSLEERLQAGIRSALALGAEGAEAFVSVSRSRRAKVQNGALEDLTTSKRGGLGVRVLRPGAKGVRTGIATTTDLGRADFTDLFAQAWELSALGDEDPWIRQASPSGVDDLPPRHDPRGAALTPEERIRRALELEAQARRASSKVVAVRDASWADGDGATLLLTQRGVRAYDLGSSCSAAIELAVEEGGDRQASWHWDMGRHPGALDLAAIGAEAARKGERKLNPAQMDAGRFNVVLHPEVTVDILGIVAGMLSAEAVLKGRSLFAGRLGEAIASPLLTLVDDGRLPAGLGSEPWDGEGLPTRRNVLIEKGVLGTYLHTLKTAAEMGVAPTGTAGRGTGSNPGVSTFNLFPEKGDTAPSQLYRMAGDGVLITELMGLHTVDPVSGDLSVGASGIRIRGGELAESVDRMTFAGNLRDFLTRIAAVGDDLHWYGSSAGVSLLLSDMSLGGA comes from the coding sequence AGCGTCTCCCGCTCCCGGCGCGCCAAGGTGCAGAACGGCGCCCTGGAGGACCTCACCACCAGCAAGCGCGGAGGCCTGGGCGTGCGCGTCCTGCGCCCCGGCGCCAAGGGCGTGCGCACCGGCATCGCCACCACCACCGACCTGGGCCGCGCCGATTTCACCGACCTGTTCGCCCAGGCCTGGGAGCTTTCGGCCCTGGGGGACGAGGACCCCTGGATCCGCCAGGCCTCCCCCTCCGGCGTGGACGACCTGCCCCCGCGCCACGATCCCCGGGGCGCCGCGCTCACCCCCGAGGAGCGCATCCGCCGGGCCCTGGAACTGGAAGCCCAGGCCCGCAGGGCCTCGTCCAAGGTGGTGGCGGTGCGGGACGCGTCCTGGGCCGACGGCGACGGGGCCACCCTGCTCCTGACCCAGCGCGGGGTGCGGGCCTACGACCTGGGCTCCTCCTGCTCCGCGGCCATCGAACTGGCCGTGGAGGAGGGCGGGGACCGCCAGGCCTCCTGGCACTGGGACATGGGCCGCCACCCCGGCGCCCTGGACCTGGCCGCCATCGGCGCCGAGGCCGCCCGCAAGGGGGAGCGCAAGCTCAACCCCGCCCAGATGGACGCGGGCCGCTTCAACGTGGTGCTCCACCCCGAGGTGACCGTGGACATCCTGGGCATCGTGGCTGGGATGCTCTCGGCCGAGGCCGTGCTCAAGGGCCGGAGCCTCTTCGCGGGCCGGCTGGGCGAAGCCATCGCCTCCCCCCTGCTCACCCTGGTGGACGACGGCCGGCTCCCGGCTGGCCTGGGTTCCGAGCCCTGGGACGGGGAGGGCCTGCCCACCCGGCGCAACGTCCTCATCGAGAAGGGCGTCCTGGGCACCTACCTCCACACCCTCAAGACCGCCGCCGAAATGGGCGTGGCCCCCACCGGCACCGCCGGCCGCGGCACGGGCAGCAACCCCGGCGTCTCCACCTTCAACCTCTTCCCGGAAAAGGGCGACACCGCGCCTTCGCAGCTGTACCGCATGGCCGGGGACGGCGTCCTGATCACCGAGCTCATGGGCCTCCACACCGTGGACCCCGTCTCCGGCGACCTGAGCGTGGGCGCCTCGGGCATCCGCATCCGCGGTGGGGAGCTGGCCGAGAGCGTGGACCGCATGACCTTCGCGGGCAACCTGCGGGATTTCCTCACCCGCATCGCCGCGGTGGGCGACGATCTCCACTGGTACGGCAGCAGCGCGGGCGTCTCCCTCCTCCTGTCGGACATGAGCCTTGGCGGGGCATGA
- a CDS encoding phospho-sugar mutase: protein MSIAAARQYLAFPHLEPELRAELEPLVQAAEKGDAGALVEVNDRFFEPLAFGTGGLRGIMAAGLRRMNKPNVRRTTLALAQVAKARAPQARTALVGFDTRLQSDVFAREAARVLAAAGYQVYLGSRPLPTPFLCYAMRKLGTACGIIITASHNPKEYNGYKAYDDKGAQVVSPWDTDVEAAMASFPLVPEPPPAEGDARIVPIPAELEEGYLALGLELMTRPAGFKPAKVLYTPFHGTGIAFVPELFKRAGLPLEICASQAVQDGTFPTAPRPNPEEIAAYKAPLADAAKAGADVILANDPDADRIGLVAPRNGAWELMSGNDLAALTLDHLCTQKRLKGVLVTTVVTSDLLAEVGRRHGLEVMWTLTGFKNIALCMDILGKNGETYAYSAEESFGMQLSDQMRDKDGVLAALVVAEMVGHYKAQGMGPYEAVEALKARIGTFHNRLVNLEDPRPGGAVRFAEAMTRIRAAGLTAFAGEKVVSWEDFQSGEWHGAGKVEPILDRPTNPAKARRMDPSNVLKFRLESGAFAAFRPSGTEPKLKVYLQSRTDAALLDRMETEARALLGL from the coding sequence ATGTCCATAGCCGCAGCCCGTCAATACCTAGCCTTTCCCCACCTCGAACCCGAACTCCGGGCCGAACTGGAACCCCTGGTCCAGGCCGCCGAAAAGGGCGACGCCGGGGCCCTGGTGGAAGTCAACGACCGCTTCTTCGAACCGCTCGCCTTCGGCACCGGCGGCCTGCGGGGCATCATGGCCGCAGGCCTGCGCCGCATGAACAAGCCCAACGTCCGCCGCACCACCCTGGCCCTGGCCCAGGTGGCCAAGGCCCGGGCCCCCCAGGCCCGCACGGCCCTGGTCGGCTTCGACACCCGCCTGCAGTCCGACGTCTTCGCGCGGGAAGCCGCGCGGGTGCTGGCCGCCGCCGGCTACCAGGTGTACCTGGGCAGCCGCCCCCTGCCCACGCCCTTCCTCTGCTACGCCATGCGCAAGCTGGGAACCGCCTGCGGCATCATCATCACCGCTTCGCACAACCCCAAGGAATACAACGGCTACAAAGCCTATGACGACAAGGGCGCCCAGGTGGTGAGCCCCTGGGACACCGACGTGGAAGCCGCCATGGCCTCCTTCCCCCTGGTGCCCGAGCCGCCCCCGGCCGAGGGCGACGCCCGCATCGTGCCCATCCCCGCCGAGCTGGAGGAGGGCTACCTGGCCCTGGGCCTGGAGCTCATGACCCGCCCCGCCGGGTTCAAGCCCGCCAAGGTCCTCTACACCCCCTTCCACGGCACCGGCATCGCCTTCGTGCCCGAGCTCTTCAAGCGCGCCGGCCTCCCCCTGGAGATCTGCGCGAGCCAGGCCGTGCAGGACGGCACCTTCCCCACCGCCCCCCGGCCCAACCCCGAGGAGATCGCCGCCTACAAGGCCCCCCTGGCCGACGCCGCCAAGGCCGGGGCCGACGTGATCCTCGCCAACGACCCCGACGCGGACCGCATCGGCCTCGTGGCCCCCCGCAACGGCGCCTGGGAGCTCATGAGCGGCAACGACCTGGCCGCCCTCACCCTGGATCACCTCTGCACCCAGAAGCGCCTCAAGGGCGTCCTGGTGACCACCGTGGTCACCTCCGACCTCCTGGCCGAAGTGGGCCGCCGCCACGGCCTGGAAGTCATGTGGACCCTCACCGGCTTCAAGAACATCGCCCTGTGCATGGATATCCTCGGGAAGAACGGCGAGACCTACGCCTACAGCGCCGAGGAATCCTTCGGCATGCAGCTGAGCGACCAGATGCGCGACAAGGACGGCGTCCTCGCCGCCCTGGTGGTGGCCGAGATGGTGGGCCACTACAAGGCCCAGGGCATGGGCCCCTACGAGGCCGTGGAGGCCCTCAAGGCCCGCATCGGCACCTTCCACAACCGCCTGGTGAACCTGGAGGATCCCCGCCCCGGAGGGGCCGTGCGCTTCGCCGAGGCCATGACCCGCATCCGCGCCGCCGGCCTCACCGCCTTCGCGGGCGAAAAGGTGGTCTCCTGGGAGGACTTCCAGTCCGGCGAATGGCACGGCGCCGGCAAGGTGGAGCCCATCCTGGACCGCCCCACGAACCCCGCCAAGGCCCGGCGCATGGACCCCTCCAACGTCCTGAAGTTCCGCCTGGAATCCGGCGCCTTCGCCGCCTTCCGCCCCAGCGGCACGGAGCCCAAGCTGAAGGTGTACCTCCAGAGCCGCACCGACGCGGCCCTGCTGGACCGCATGGAGACCGAGGCCAGGGCCCTGCTGGGACTCTGA
- a CDS encoding DivIVA domain-containing protein — MKFTPLDIQRREFEKGFRGLEEGEVRAFLLEVAGEWEELQMENSRLRTEILDLREHLKQYQDQDRIFRETLLNAQRTKEEILDAVNREKALILREADFKADELLRDAMTKSQEMDAALRGLKLERVRFLQDMDSLLARTRRFLQEEAPEIFPPAEATRRLEEKDAAKIDQLAAQPPPRPAKTGFGADGA; from the coding sequence ATGAAATTCACGCCCTTGGACATCCAACGCCGGGAATTCGAGAAGGGGTTCCGGGGCCTGGAGGAAGGGGAAGTGCGGGCCTTCCTGCTGGAGGTGGCCGGGGAATGGGAGGAGCTCCAGATGGAGAACTCCCGCCTGCGCACCGAGATCCTGGACCTGCGGGAGCACCTGAAGCAGTACCAGGACCAGGACCGGATCTTCCGGGAGACGCTGCTCAACGCCCAGCGCACCAAGGAGGAGATCCTGGACGCGGTGAACCGGGAGAAGGCCCTCATCCTGCGGGAGGCCGATTTCAAGGCCGACGAGCTGCTGCGGGACGCCATGACCAAGTCCCAGGAGATGGACGCGGCCCTGCGGGGCCTGAAGCTGGAGCGGGTGCGGTTCCTCCAGGACATGGATTCCCTCCTGGCCCGCACCCGGCGCTTCCTCCAGGAGGAGGCCCCGGAGATCTTCCCCCCGGCCGAGGCCACCCGCAGGCTCGAGGAGAAGGACGCCGCGAAGATCGACCAGCTCGCCGCCCAGCCTCCGCCCCGTCCTGCCAAGACCGGCTTCGGCGCGGACGGCGCCTAA
- a CDS encoding YggT family protein, whose protein sequence is MLLVIVADKLIFLLSMLIIITSILSWFQPDPRNPIVRLLHGIVDPLLHPIRTLLPTSMGMDFSPMVAILILYALQALLQKSVLS, encoded by the coding sequence ATGCTCCTCGTCATCGTGGCCGACAAGCTCATCTTCCTGCTCTCGATGCTCATCATCATCACGAGCATCCTTTCCTGGTTCCAGCCGGACCCCAGGAATCCGATCGTGCGCCTGCTCCACGGCATCGTGGATCCCCTCCTCCACCCCATCCGGACCCTGCTGCCCACTTCCATGGGCATGGACTTCAGCCCCATGGTGGCCATCCTGATCCTCTACGCCCTGCAGGCCCTCCTGCAGAAGAGCGTCCTCTCCTAG
- the bshA gene encoding N-acetyl-alpha-D-glucosaminyl L-malate synthase BshA: protein MRIGISCYSTFGGSGVVATEVGKALAARGHEVHLLSPTVPPRLLGFEDRIMFHEVTASTYPLFEAAPYSIALASKMADVAEHHDLQIMHAHYAIPHASAALLARMALGGRLKVVTTLHGTDITVVGSDPSYLSMVKLAIRESDAVTSVSEYLRDETYRTFKVDRPIDVIPNFVTAPSDPNAGCRKWLCPAGTSILTHISNFRPVKRVMDVMRTFERVQREHPAFLVMVGDGPDRAEAEAYARDQGFADRVRFTGKQLDIDTVLACSDVFLLPSGTESFGLAALEAMAHRVPVIASRVGGLPEVVRHGVDGYLEPLGDVDAMAEDALTLLRDPALRKRMGLSAQTRALETFEEKPIVDQYEEVYERVLAVPKSIVDFGARTR from the coding sequence ATGCGAATCGGAATCTCCTGCTATTCGACGTTCGGCGGTTCTGGCGTGGTGGCCACGGAGGTGGGCAAGGCCCTTGCCGCCCGGGGCCATGAGGTGCACCTCCTCAGCCCCACGGTGCCCCCCCGGCTCCTGGGCTTCGAGGACCGGATCATGTTCCACGAGGTGACGGCCAGCACCTACCCCCTCTTCGAGGCGGCGCCCTATTCCATCGCCCTGGCCTCCAAGATGGCCGACGTGGCCGAGCACCACGACCTGCAGATCATGCACGCCCACTACGCCATCCCCCACGCCTCGGCGGCGCTCCTGGCCCGCATGGCCCTGGGGGGCCGGCTCAAGGTGGTCACCACCCTCCACGGCACCGACATCACCGTCGTGGGTTCGGACCCCAGCTACCTGTCCATGGTGAAGCTGGCCATCCGGGAAAGCGACGCCGTCACGTCCGTGTCCGAGTACCTGCGGGACGAGACCTACCGCACCTTCAAGGTGGACCGCCCCATCGACGTCATCCCCAACTTCGTCACCGCCCCCTCCGACCCCAACGCCGGGTGCCGCAAGTGGCTGTGCCCCGCCGGCACCTCCATCCTCACCCACATCTCCAATTTCCGCCCCGTCAAGCGGGTCATGGACGTCATGAGGACCTTCGAGCGGGTGCAGCGCGAGCACCCCGCCTTCCTCGTCATGGTGGGCGACGGCCCCGACCGGGCCGAGGCCGAGGCCTACGCCCGGGACCAGGGCTTCGCCGACCGCGTGCGCTTCACCGGCAAGCAACTGGACATCGACACCGTCCTCGCTTGTTCGGACGTCTTCCTGCTCCCCAGCGGCACCGAAAGCTTCGGCCTGGCCGCCCTGGAAGCCATGGCCCACCGCGTCCCCGTCATCGCCAGCCGCGTGGGCGGCCTCCCCGAGGTGGTCCGCCACGGCGTGGACGGCTACCTGGAGCCCCTGGGCGACGTGGACGCCATGGCCGAGGACGCCCTCACCCTCCTGCGCGACCCCGCCCTCCGCAAGCGCATGGGCCTCTCCGCCCAGACCCGCGCCCTGGAGACCTTCGAGGAGAAGCCCATCGTGGACCAGTACGAGGAGGTCTACGAACGGGTCCTGGCCGTCCCGAAATCCATCGTGGATTTTGGCGCGCGGACACGCTAG